The following coding sequences lie in one Peribacillus frigoritolerans genomic window:
- a CDS encoding winged helix-turn-helix transcriptional regulator translates to MSETCVPTGVKPNDTGFGYTLSLIGGKYKMIIMYWLSENKVMRHNQLKRSIGTISFKTLSIMLKELEADGLIIRKEFPQIPPKVEYSLSERGLSLIPLLNMMCEWGEKNSLPAQETVRP, encoded by the coding sequence ATGAGCGAAACCTGTGTTCCGACTGGCGTGAAACCAAATGACACTGGCTTTGGATATACGTTGTCCTTAATAGGCGGAAAATATAAAATGATCATTATGTATTGGCTGTCTGAAAATAAGGTTATGCGGCATAATCAGCTGAAGCGGAGTATCGGCACCATTTCCTTTAAAACGCTAAGCATCATGTTAAAGGAGCTGGAGGCAGACGGCCTTATCATACGCAAGGAATTTCCCCAAATACCTCCAAAAGTAGAATATTCATTATCAGAACGTGGTCTATCTCTCATTCCATTGTTAAATATGATGTGCGAGTGGGGAGAGAAAAACAGTTTGCCAGCTCAGGAGACTGTACGGCCGTAG
- a CDS encoding ABC transporter permease — translation MSIPIPVTQTAKAKKKVELFDFFYKYGTILTIIILIGIFAVSNPSFIQTTNLVNILRSISIVTIIAIGITISLTVDGFDLSVGSVASLANAIVISMFVWFSQDTLIAILAAIGASLVVGALNSFMIVKLRIPDMLMTLATMFIIQGIALTYTKGATVSQNMVMPDGTFATGLISPFFAKIGQVPWIILIMAVIVIATHIFLTYTKHGRYMYIIGGNKEAARLSGISVNKYKILAYLLSALFAAIGGIVLASRVMTSEINSGSPYLMDAVAAAFIGSSVLGAGKPNAFGTFVGAVLIGILQNGLIMMSVPYYAMDIVKGTVLALALAVTYYKQKH, via the coding sequence ATGAGCATACCCATTCCTGTTACACAGACAGCGAAAGCGAAGAAAAAGGTGGAACTATTCGACTTTTTCTATAAATACGGCACAATATTGACGATTATCATTCTGATTGGAATTTTTGCCGTGTCCAATCCATCTTTCATTCAAACTACAAATCTGGTCAACATCCTGCGTTCCATTTCAATCGTGACCATCATTGCGATCGGCATTACGATATCCCTGACCGTAGATGGCTTCGACCTTTCCGTCGGCTCCGTCGCATCATTGGCCAATGCCATCGTCATCTCGATGTTTGTCTGGTTTTCACAGGATACATTAATTGCTATATTAGCTGCGATCGGTGCCTCACTTGTCGTAGGGGCCTTGAATTCATTCATGATCGTTAAATTGAGAATTCCCGACATGCTGATGACATTGGCTACCATGTTCATTATCCAGGGAATTGCCCTTACCTATACAAAAGGGGCCACGGTTTCACAAAATATGGTCATGCCCGACGGGACATTCGCAACAGGACTAATCAGCCCGTTTTTCGCCAAAATTGGCCAGGTACCATGGATAATCCTGATCATGGCCGTCATTGTGATAGCGACTCATATCTTTTTGACTTATACGAAGCACGGTCGTTATATGTACATTATTGGGGGAAATAAGGAAGCGGCGAGACTTTCCGGGATATCGGTTAATAAATACAAAATCCTTGCCTATCTGCTTTCGGCTCTATTTGCTGCAATCGGGGGGATTGTCCTTGCTTCAAGGGTCATGACATCGGAGATCAATTCAGGGTCACCCTATTTAATGGATGCCGTCGCGGCAGCCTTCATTGGTTCCTCCGTTTTAGGGGCGGGGAAGCCGAATGCCTTTGGAACCTTTGTCGGAGCAGTCCTGATCGGAATCCTTCAAAATGGGCTGATCATGATGTCCGTTCCGTATTATGCGATGGATATCGTCAAAGGAACAGTGCTGGCCCTTGCGCTCGCTGTAACCTATTACAAGCAAAAACACTAA
- a CDS encoding winged helix-turn-helix transcriptional regulator, with protein sequence MKSLNTGINIFMNTVGGKWKCLILFFLSQKPMRTKEFYILIPAITQKVLTDQLKQLERDGLVRREVYKVVPPKVEYSLTELGQSFVPVLNTMCEWGTTYAVEQNLERQDQICRHHK encoded by the coding sequence ATGAAGAGCCTAAATACGGGAATAAATATTTTCATGAATACTGTAGGAGGAAAGTGGAAATGCTTAATCCTCTTTTTTCTGAGTCAAAAACCAATGAGGACAAAAGAGTTTTATATTCTAATACCGGCCATTACCCAGAAAGTCTTAACCGACCAATTAAAGCAGCTGGAAAGAGATGGGCTTGTCCGGAGAGAAGTATATAAAGTGGTACCACCAAAAGTAGAATACAGTTTAACTGAGTTAGGTCAATCATTTGTACCTGTATTAAATACAATGTGTGAATGGGGCACTACATATGCAGTCGAACAAAACCTAGAAAGACAAGATCAAATCTGTCGTCATCATAAATAA
- the brnQ gene encoding branched-chain amino acid transport system II carrier protein, translated as MKKTDTLFIGLMLFSMFFGAGNLIFPPFLGASSGTSFWPAIAGFVATGVGLPILVLLAVSLVKGGAQTIGARVHPLFSTLFMVVIYLSIGPFLAIPRNANVAYEMGFKPYLGDSMNQSLFLFMFTTVFFIIVYAISLNPEKMETFMGRWITPVLLLSMVILCVVGFVKLDAPFQAPTEAYAAGAFSKGFIEGYNTMDALASLAFGIVILTSIQQRGISERKQLTRYTVKAGLIAGVLLSVVYISLGVIGARMAADGSFENGTDILTVASTLLLGTGGKVLLGIIFTLACFTTVVGLTTACGQYFSKLFPKLNYKTVILIVTIVGFILSNMGLNQILKVSVPFLVMAYPLTIVLIVLTFFSRHFKNPKKVYRSAMTFTGVFALMDGLNAFGLQLGPVQTLSDVLPLSAFGMEWIIPALVGTALGVLLSQIGQTAPAEELEIETL; from the coding sequence ATGAAAAAAACAGACACATTATTTATCGGCCTTATGCTTTTCTCAATGTTCTTCGGAGCAGGGAATCTTATATTCCCTCCATTTTTAGGAGCATCTTCAGGAACTTCTTTCTGGCCGGCCATTGCCGGTTTTGTCGCCACCGGAGTCGGCCTGCCAATTTTGGTGCTTCTTGCAGTCTCACTTGTTAAAGGCGGGGCACAAACCATCGGTGCCCGTGTACATCCACTATTCAGTACGTTGTTCATGGTTGTCATCTATTTAAGCATCGGGCCGTTTCTGGCCATTCCGCGGAATGCGAATGTTGCCTATGAAATGGGCTTCAAGCCGTATCTTGGCGACTCAATGAATCAATCACTATTTCTATTCATGTTCACAACCGTATTTTTCATCATCGTTTATGCCATTTCATTGAATCCAGAAAAAATGGAAACCTTCATGGGACGCTGGATTACACCCGTTCTACTATTGTCCATGGTCATTCTCTGCGTCGTTGGGTTCGTAAAGCTTGATGCTCCATTCCAAGCTCCAACCGAAGCATATGCTGCAGGAGCATTTTCGAAAGGGTTCATTGAAGGCTACAACACGATGGATGCTCTAGCTTCCCTGGCTTTTGGGATCGTCATCCTTACTTCAATCCAGCAAAGGGGGATTTCCGAACGAAAGCAATTGACGAGATATACAGTAAAAGCGGGTCTCATCGCTGGTGTTTTGCTTTCTGTAGTTTATATCTCCTTAGGAGTAATCGGGGCACGCATGGCAGCCGATGGTTCATTCGAAAACGGAACGGATATCCTCACTGTCGCATCGACCCTTTTACTTGGTACTGGCGGTAAGGTCCTTCTCGGCATCATTTTCACTTTAGCATGCTTCACCACCGTTGTCGGATTGACGACTGCTTGCGGACAATATTTCTCGAAACTTTTCCCCAAGCTGAACTATAAAACCGTCATTCTGATCGTAACAATCGTCGGTTTCATCCTTTCAAATATGGGTCTGAATCAAATTCTGAAAGTATCGGTGCCATTCCTTGTGATGGCTTATCCGTTAACGATCGTCCTGATTGTCCTGACATTCTTCAGCCGTCATTTCAAAAACCCGAAGAAGGTTTATCGCAGTGCAATGACTTTCACAGGGGTTTTCGCCTTGATGGATGGACTGAATGCTTTCGGCTTACAATTAGGACCCGTGCAAACCTTGAGTGATGTCCTTCCCCTTTCCGCCTTCGGCATGGAGTGGATCATCCCTGCTCTCGTCGGTACAGCCCTTGGCGTTCTGCTCAGTCAAATCGGACAAACAGCTCCAGCTGAGGAGTTGGAAATCGAAACACTATAA
- a CDS encoding sugar ABC transporter ATP-binding protein, with amino-acid sequence MGTQLEMKKISIEFPGVKALSDVDFSVKSGTAHALVGANGAGKSTLMKVLSGAHVHYSGDIFIDGMKRDIRSPKAAQEQGIQIVYQEVDTALIPYLTVGENVMLNDMVQNMGKKQMVQWKELHNQAASILEDMKIRVPSKKLVRDLTLAEKQMVLIARAVSTECKFLILDEPTAPLSHTETTELFRIVNELKQKGVGIIFISHRLPEIFEICEEITIMRNGEGVTCRKKEDITRNEVVENMLGKTMDEQFPEVNASIGDVILEVNGLSDAEKVKNVSLNIKAGEIIGLAGLVGAGKTELCKTLFGHTAITAGEVILNGRKISLKSPHEAVKSGLALVPEERRKEGVLVQESVSANLTAASLGKFSKTFSFVNRKAEKERAKEMIASLGIKTPSGEVNVENLSGGNQQKVAIGKWLMADADVYIFDEPTKGVDVGAKKDIFELIAELARNGKAIIYASSELSEIIGITNRTYVLYDGSTVIELETSKTNEEELLFYSTGGK; translated from the coding sequence ATGGGCACGCAACTAGAAATGAAGAAGATTTCGATTGAATTTCCGGGGGTGAAGGCGCTGAGTGATGTTGATTTTTCCGTGAAATCAGGGACAGCCCACGCATTGGTCGGTGCAAACGGAGCAGGGAAATCGACGTTAATGAAAGTTTTATCGGGAGCCCATGTTCATTATTCAGGTGACATTTTTATCGATGGGATGAAGCGGGATATCCGCTCACCAAAAGCGGCTCAAGAACAAGGCATTCAAATTGTTTATCAGGAAGTGGATACCGCCCTCATCCCTTATTTAACGGTTGGGGAAAATGTAATGTTGAATGATATGGTCCAAAACATGGGAAAAAAACAGATGGTCCAATGGAAAGAGCTGCACAACCAAGCCGCTTCTATTCTTGAAGATATGAAAATTCGTGTCCCTTCGAAAAAGCTGGTAAGAGACCTTACCTTGGCTGAAAAACAGATGGTCCTGATAGCAAGAGCCGTTTCGACAGAATGCAAATTCCTGATTCTCGACGAGCCAACTGCTCCGTTAAGTCATACGGAGACGACAGAACTTTTTCGAATTGTAAATGAATTAAAGCAAAAAGGCGTGGGAATCATTTTCATTTCACATCGTCTGCCCGAAATTTTTGAAATCTGTGAGGAAATTACGATCATGAGGAATGGGGAGGGTGTCACTTGTCGAAAGAAGGAAGACATAACCCGTAACGAAGTTGTAGAGAACATGCTTGGGAAAACCATGGATGAACAGTTTCCTGAAGTGAATGCTTCGATTGGCGACGTTATTCTGGAAGTGAACGGATTGTCAGATGCAGAGAAAGTTAAAAATGTCAGTTTGAATATTAAAGCAGGCGAGATAATCGGCTTGGCAGGGTTGGTCGGGGCTGGGAAAACGGAGCTGTGTAAAACCCTTTTCGGCCATACGGCCATCACAGCGGGCGAAGTCATCCTGAATGGTCGAAAGATTTCCTTGAAATCACCGCACGAAGCAGTAAAAAGCGGTCTGGCACTTGTACCTGAGGAACGCAGGAAAGAAGGGGTCCTTGTTCAGGAATCAGTCTCGGCGAACTTGACGGCAGCCAGTCTTGGCAAATTCTCCAAGACATTCAGCTTCGTGAATCGCAAGGCGGAAAAGGAAAGAGCGAAGGAAATGATCGCAAGTCTCGGCATTAAAACTCCTTCAGGGGAAGTGAATGTCGAAAACCTTTCAGGTGGCAATCAGCAAAAAGTAGCCATCGGGAAATGGCTTATGGCCGATGCGGATGTATACATATTCGATGAACCAACGAAAGGGGTCGATGTTGGAGCCAAGAAGGATATATTCGAATTGATTGCAGAGCTTGCAAGGAATGGGAAAGCGATCATTTATGCATCATCCGAGCTTTCTGAAATCATTGGCATTACCAACCGGACATATGTGTTATATGACGGGAGCACTGTCATCGAATTAGAAACAAGTAAAACGAATGAAGAAGAACTACTATTCTATTCAACAGGAGGAAAATAG
- a CDS encoding sugar ABC transporter substrate-binding protein, whose amino-acid sequence MRRSIKGIFISAIASALLLTGCSTGQSSTESKKEEKVSFENVPERFADGDGARIKVIRKIGGDDHTAQYLAGAKEEGEALGFQVDTYTANGDTAKFHDAIAQALEEDYDGYIISHGDDAATVNDVQKLVDAGKSVVTFDSISDLSKIEGVTLTSQDDEALATLAFDKLIKEQKGEAAIAYLWVDGFPPMVRRNAVYQEKLKENPGIKEVERFGVASADTSVQTQNAVAAMLNKYPKGKLDAIFATWDAFAIGAARAIKEAGRDEVKIYGIDVSNADLQEIQSADSSWSYTAAVDPKLIGAVNMRILAKKLAGEETPQTYDLEASLISQKQIQASKEAVNMANLSGIVDGWGVSTEFEEDWMKVLKDHYKK is encoded by the coding sequence ATGAGAAGGTCTATTAAAGGGATATTCATTTCAGCCATCGCTTCGGCTTTGCTTTTAACGGGTTGCTCTACAGGGCAGAGTTCCACAGAATCGAAGAAAGAAGAAAAAGTATCATTTGAAAATGTTCCGGAAAGATTTGCTGATGGAGATGGAGCCAGAATCAAAGTGATTCGTAAAATTGGCGGTGATGATCATACGGCCCAATACCTGGCGGGGGCGAAGGAAGAAGGAGAAGCACTGGGGTTTCAAGTGGATACGTACACAGCCAATGGTGATACGGCTAAATTCCATGATGCGATAGCGCAGGCTTTGGAGGAAGATTATGACGGCTATATCATTTCACATGGAGATGATGCAGCAACTGTAAATGACGTTCAAAAGTTGGTTGATGCAGGTAAAAGCGTTGTCACATTCGATTCAATAAGCGATCTATCTAAAATAGAAGGCGTGACATTAACTTCACAAGATGATGAAGCTTTGGCAACACTGGCATTTGATAAACTGATAAAAGAACAGAAAGGTGAAGCGGCAATTGCATATCTTTGGGTGGACGGTTTTCCTCCAATGGTACGAAGAAATGCAGTCTATCAGGAAAAATTAAAAGAAAATCCTGGAATTAAAGAAGTCGAAAGATTCGGAGTGGCATCTGCTGATACTTCAGTTCAGACACAAAATGCTGTAGCCGCAATGCTGAATAAATACCCTAAAGGTAAATTGGATGCCATTTTCGCAACATGGGATGCCTTTGCTATCGGTGCAGCCCGGGCGATTAAAGAGGCAGGCCGTGATGAAGTGAAGATATATGGAATAGATGTTTCGAATGCAGATCTCCAGGAAATCCAATCGGCTGATAGCTCATGGTCCTACACGGCAGCAGTGGATCCCAAGTTGATCGGTGCAGTGAATATGAGGATATTGGCTAAAAAATTAGCGGGCGAAGAAACGCCGCAAACCTATGACTTGGAGGCTTCACTTATTTCACAAAAGCAAATCCAAGCGTCAAAAGAAGCGGTGAACATGGCAAATCTGTCTGGTATTGTCGATGGCTGGGGTGTATCGACGGAATTTGAAGAAGATTGGATGAAAGTTTTGAAAGATCATTATAAAAAGTAA
- a CDS encoding nitroreductase family protein, with amino-acid sequence MSVRETIEKRRSVRQYDPDYKISPETLATLIEGASKSPNGNNIQATRYLVIDEPYLKNLLLPIAFNQQQVIEASVLIVILGDYQAFEKENIIMIHEDEFQKGYFDASVRDYLTNAAINYYLNKSKEDLKVELIRDASLASMSLVLLANEAGLETITMSGYDSEQLKSALKISDRYLDVMLIAMGKGIKEGHKTVRHDVNKVIYKNKI; translated from the coding sequence ATGAGTGTAAGAGAGACTATAGAAAAAAGACGTTCCGTAAGGCAGTATGATCCCGATTATAAAATTAGTCCAGAAACGTTGGCGACACTTATTGAAGGAGCCAGTAAATCGCCTAACGGAAACAATATTCAAGCAACACGATACCTGGTTATAGATGAACCATATTTAAAGAATTTGTTACTGCCCATCGCTTTTAATCAACAACAGGTAATTGAAGCCTCAGTACTGATTGTTATACTAGGTGATTATCAAGCATTTGAAAAAGAAAATATCATAATGATACATGAGGATGAATTTCAAAAAGGTTATTTTGATGCATCAGTAAGAGATTATCTAACAAACGCGGCAATCAATTATTATCTAAATAAATCAAAAGAAGATTTAAAGGTTGAATTAATAAGAGACGCAAGCCTGGCGTCAATGTCGTTAGTTTTATTGGCGAACGAGGCAGGTCTTGAAACCATTACAATGTCCGGGTATGATTCCGAACAATTAAAGTCAGCCTTAAAAATTTCTGATAGGTATTTAGATGTTATGCTTATTGCCATGGGGAAAGGAATTAAAGAAGGTCACAAAACAGTAAGACACGATGTTAACAAAGTCATTTATAAAAACAAAATATAG
- a CDS encoding ketoacyl-ACP synthase III — MFKSKARITAIGSYVPEKRLTNKDLEKMVETNDEWIVKRTGIKERRIAHEEEFTSDIGYKAVKDLMERYDKSVEDVDMIIVCTFTPDFNTPSVASLVQAKLGIKNTGAIDLNAACAGFTYGLHVANGLVTSGLNKKVLVIGADTLSKLMDYEDRATCILFGDGGGAVLVEYDEKQPSFISSHLYSEGEGGKHLYSTNLSTRINGEDLNDSGNLVQNGREVYKWAVTTVPKGMQTVMKNAEYQLNDVDWFVPHSANLRMIESICDRSGFPIERTLYSLVEYGNTSSATIPLALEIGLKEGKLSGGEKVLLYGFGGGLAQAGLLINWTL; from the coding sequence ATGTTCAAATCCAAAGCACGTATTACTGCGATAGGTTCGTATGTTCCTGAAAAAAGGTTAACAAATAAAGACTTAGAAAAAATGGTTGAAACCAATGATGAATGGATTGTTAAACGTACTGGTATTAAAGAACGAAGAATTGCACATGAAGAGGAGTTTACTAGTGATATAGGTTATAAAGCTGTAAAGGATTTAATGGAGCGGTATGATAAATCTGTCGAAGATGTTGATATGATCATTGTCTGTACCTTTACACCTGATTTCAACACTCCAAGTGTAGCATCTTTAGTCCAAGCAAAGCTAGGTATTAAGAATACTGGAGCTATTGATTTAAACGCTGCCTGTGCAGGATTTACTTATGGGCTGCATGTAGCTAATGGATTGGTAACATCTGGTTTAAACAAGAAAGTTCTTGTTATTGGAGCTGATACTTTATCTAAACTTATGGACTATGAAGATCGAGCCACTTGTATTTTATTTGGAGATGGCGGAGGAGCAGTTCTTGTAGAATATGATGAAAAACAGCCAAGTTTTATTTCTTCACATTTATATTCGGAAGGAGAAGGCGGAAAACATTTATATAGTACAAACCTATCGACACGCATAAATGGTGAAGACTTAAATGATAGCGGCAACCTTGTACAAAATGGACGTGAGGTTTATAAATGGGCTGTCACGACCGTTCCAAAAGGAATGCAAACTGTGATGAAAAATGCTGAATATCAATTGAATGATGTTGATTGGTTCGTACCGCATAGTGCAAATTTAAGAATGATTGAGTCAATATGTGATAGAAGTGGCTTTCCAATTGAACGTACTTTATATAGCTTAGTGGAGTATGGAAATACTTCTTCAGCAACAATTCCATTAGCTTTGGAAATAGGATTAAAAGAAGGGAAGCTAAGTGGTGGTGAGAAGGTTTTATTATATGGTTTCGGCGGTGGGTTAGCTCAAGCCGGATTGCTTATCAATTGGACCTTATAA
- a CDS encoding GTPase domain-containing protein, with product MDERLIGKKYYETMIEDTRKHPIQALGEMFLVEQKKEIADLTAIRFAQGEIYFQHHDYEAAIFKWENIEGELGSWAKKNIADAYFELEMYSTAEDIYKSVDTDEAVLKTEVLLQLFSLYIVESRNDLASNVVKEAVEFQPDYPNVTEIARAFFEEQKDWNSAVVLAANESIRTESMGWFDVLKTYIQQGVAQSMDPDYFSTVLGSLYTLDQERFEKVTVALWKNYKYTDSYFEWLRVINNLIDTIELNHADVWDELSVYYRDAYAGLLEGTHLIKELSPVVPRLLENWLKIADGELSLFAAASALSWNEIFPDTINALVIQDAESLLSKSPKLGGGLEAGEKLFNSIIQWAEDNDLKVGNKLKWMVDGLKDTRNFNLLLAGSTGNGKTSFIQSIVGESIAAEDHSSLVSVKDGDDLEILEITDTDSKVVEELTDLDETRRQRGTIVDVTIISDYLRNNHLRLLDTPGFNGEKSVESDFQGYLHGSDGLMFVLDARAPFTGSERDLLLEIQMMAPKLPIHFLLNKMDTIYSDQVAVRMEDETWDKVNAYFPNAKVFAFSKHYDSRQQLKDLSAFLQSNYQDDNWKERRSEKILAFIRKTLSYLLEKRAANERKCEHSISWNEQMEVKLNGAVNQLADLETEKSENIIRSYRLLKDEVKNQLYSKIPELLRDCSKSLTESSDFSQVHVQLNQEMNERIQNFISDKIMPQYYRSLQDWIASSQMEFTQSQQFMDEMSAGFNELYKEERITLAGDFRVLDDWRRDADRMTSSIRIENVNILLRRTPSQLLLKGAGKLFGAIPQNKANMYNRYKKYLESEDYLDVAEMITERFLTQFGLFEKSLDRDISLFYRGSFALLQKTIEQTQTEIKDYQAALEHMKENPEVYRDPITLFEVKLRQLERLEKIEKKRLAQLQRK from the coding sequence ATGGACGAACGTCTGATCGGAAAAAAATATTATGAAACGATGATTGAGGATACAAGGAAGCACCCCATTCAAGCTTTGGGTGAAATGTTTCTCGTGGAACAAAAAAAGGAAATAGCGGATTTAACCGCAATTCGATTTGCTCAAGGAGAAATATATTTTCAGCATCATGACTATGAGGCAGCCATTTTTAAATGGGAAAACATAGAAGGGGAACTTGGTTCATGGGCGAAGAAAAACATCGCTGATGCTTATTTTGAACTGGAAATGTATTCAACCGCAGAGGATATCTATAAATCCGTCGATACGGATGAAGCGGTCTTGAAAACAGAGGTTCTTTTGCAACTGTTTTCCCTGTACATAGTGGAATCGAGAAATGACCTGGCTTCCAATGTCGTGAAAGAAGCGGTCGAGTTCCAACCGGACTACCCGAATGTCACGGAAATTGCACGCGCCTTTTTTGAAGAACAAAAGGATTGGAACAGTGCGGTTGTATTAGCGGCGAATGAAAGTATCCGTACAGAATCAATGGGCTGGTTCGATGTACTGAAAACGTATATCCAGCAAGGTGTTGCCCAATCGATGGATCCGGATTATTTTTCAACTGTCCTTGGTTCGCTTTACACACTCGACCAGGAACGTTTCGAAAAGGTGACGGTTGCCCTGTGGAAAAACTATAAATATACGGACTCTTATTTCGAATGGCTAAGAGTGATTAATAACTTGATAGATACCATCGAATTGAACCATGCGGATGTATGGGATGAGCTTTCCGTCTATTACAGGGATGCATATGCAGGTCTGTTAGAAGGAACGCATCTAATCAAGGAATTAAGTCCTGTCGTGCCAAGGTTGCTGGAAAACTGGCTCAAAATCGCAGACGGGGAGCTCTCGCTGTTTGCGGCGGCATCCGCGTTGTCCTGGAATGAAATCTTCCCGGATACGATCAATGCGTTGGTCATTCAGGACGCAGAGAGCCTGCTTTCGAAATCGCCTAAATTGGGTGGCGGACTGGAAGCGGGAGAGAAACTGTTCAATTCCATTATCCAGTGGGCTGAAGATAATGATTTAAAGGTTGGCAATAAGCTTAAATGGATGGTAGACGGGCTTAAGGATACCCGGAATTTCAATCTCCTTCTTGCAGGAAGTACAGGAAATGGCAAGACATCCTTTATTCAGTCAATCGTTGGCGAGAGCATTGCCGCTGAAGATCATTCTTCCCTAGTCAGTGTCAAAGACGGGGATGATTTGGAAATCCTTGAAATTACCGATACAGATAGCAAGGTTGTCGAGGAGCTAACTGATTTGGATGAAACACGCCGTCAGCGCGGGACTATTGTCGATGTGACGATCATCAGTGACTACCTAAGAAATAATCATCTGCGATTATTGGATACACCGGGGTTCAATGGGGAAAAAAGCGTGGAATCCGATTTCCAAGGCTATTTACATGGCAGTGATGGCCTGATGTTCGTTCTTGACGCCCGGGCGCCATTCACCGGCAGCGAACGGGATCTGTTATTGGAAATTCAAATGATGGCTCCGAAACTGCCGATTCATTTCTTATTAAATAAAATGGATACGATATACAGTGATCAGGTCGCAGTCCGGATGGAAGACGAAACATGGGATAAAGTGAATGCATATTTCCCGAATGCGAAAGTATTCGCTTTCTCCAAACATTATGACAGCAGGCAGCAATTGAAGGACCTTTCAGCCTTCCTTCAATCGAATTATCAAGATGATAATTGGAAGGAAAGAAGATCTGAAAAAATTCTGGCATTCATTCGTAAAACTTTATCTTATCTGTTAGAAAAACGGGCAGCCAATGAGCGGAAATGCGAGCATTCCATCTCTTGGAATGAACAGATGGAAGTCAAGCTGAATGGGGCGGTCAATCAACTGGCTGATTTGGAAACAGAAAAAAGTGAAAATATCATAAGGTCGTATCGTCTGCTTAAGGACGAAGTGAAAAATCAGCTTTATTCAAAAATTCCTGAGTTACTGAGGGATTGCTCTAAATCGTTAACGGAAAGCAGTGATTTCAGTCAGGTCCATGTACAGTTAAACCAGGAAATGAATGAGCGGATTCAAAACTTCATTTCTGACAAGATCATGCCTCAATATTACCGTTCTCTTCAAGACTGGATTGCCAGTTCCCAAATGGAGTTCACACAAAGCCAGCAGTTTATGGATGAGATGAGTGCCGGATTCAATGAATTATACAAAGAAGAACGGATTACGCTGGCAGGCGACTTCAGGGTATTGGATGACTGGCGCCGTGATGCCGACCGGATGACAAGCAGTATCCGCATCGAAAACGTCAATATCCTTTTGCGCAGGACTCCATCTCAATTACTGCTTAAAGGTGCAGGGAAGCTGTTTGGGGCGATACCGCAAAATAAAGCCAATATGTACAATCGTTATAAGAAATACCTAGAAAGTGAAGATTACCTGGATGTTGCGGAAATGATCACGGAACGTTTCCTTACCCAATTTGGATTGTTTGAAAAATCTTTGGATCGTGACATCTCCCTTTTCTATCGCGGTTCATTTGCCTTACTTCAAAAAACGATTGAGCAAACGCAGACTGAAATAAAAGACTACCAGGCTGCATTGGAGCATATGAAAGAAAATCCGGAAGTTTACCGTGACCCTATCACTTTATTCGAAGTGAAATTAAGGCAGTTGGAGAGGCTTGAAAAGATTGAGAAAAAGCGTCTAGCCCAACTACAAAGAAAATAA
- a CDS encoding NAD(P)H-dependent oxidoreductase: MKTLVIVSHPSLETSVINKRWVEALRKYPEKYTVHELYKVYPDGNINAEKEQQLIESHSNLVLQFPFYWFNCPPLLKRWLDDVFTYGWAYGSNGGDKLKNRKAALAVSAGINKEDYREGGRYRYTLEHLLSPFETTFLYCNADYRSFFAFYGAENQPSASELEKSAQDYLNFVDNL; encoded by the coding sequence TTGAAAACTCTTGTTATCGTATCACACCCAAGTCTAGAAACATCCGTCATAAATAAGCGGTGGGTAGAAGCGCTAAGGAAATATCCGGAAAAGTATACAGTACACGAATTGTATAAGGTTTACCCTGACGGAAACATTAATGCGGAAAAAGAACAGCAATTAATCGAATCGCATAGTAATCTTGTTTTACAGTTCCCTTTTTATTGGTTCAATTGTCCGCCCCTCCTAAAAAGATGGCTTGACGATGTTTTTACTTATGGTTGGGCATATGGTTCAAATGGAGGCGATAAATTAAAGAATCGCAAAGCTGCTTTAGCTGTATCTGCCGGAATTAACAAAGAGGATTATAGGGAAGGCGGAAGATATCGCTATACACTTGAACATTTATTATCTCCCTTTGAAACTACCTTCCTGTACTGCAATGCAGACTATCGTTCATTCTTTGCGTTTTATGGTGCTGAAAATCAGCCGTCCGCAAGCGAATTGGAAAAAAGCGCACAAGATTATTTGAATTTTGTCGACAACCTTTAA